From the genome of Leptotrichia sp. HSP-342:
TTTATAGTTTCTTTTGTACTTTCGACAAATGGAAATTCATTATTATGTGGCAAAATATAAAAATCTGTGATATTCATTGCTTCATAATTATCTAAATCAGGAGCAATGTCCTTATTATCCATTATCTGATTATATTCTATATTTTTAGAAGTAATAATCGCTCCAGCCGATTCTCCTATATAAAGCATTCCATTTGAAATTTTATCTTTAATAGTATCTATAATTTTTTTACGTTTTAGTTCCTGCAATAAATAAAATGTATTTCCACCTGATACATACAAAATTTTTGTATCCTTCAATATATTTTCTATTTTTTGTTTTTCTGTTTTTGAAATATCTAAAATATTTATTGAAAATCCCAATTCCAAAAATGCCTGCTTAGCTTCGTCTACATATCCTTTATAATCTTCAGTATTTGAAGCAGTAGGAACAAACGTAATTTCTTTTTCTGGTACATCTTTTAAAAACTCTTTCACTAAATTTTTTGTTCCTGCTAAATATGATGTCAAAAATAATTTACTCATATAAATTCCCTTTCCTAACAGTTTTAATTAAATTTTACATTCGCATATTCAATTAATTCTCTATTTCTATTTTAAAAAATTTCATTTTAAATTTTACCATTTTTAACTTATTTTTCTATTACAAATAATCTTTATCTTTCTAGAAAATTTTTTTAACAATCTTTCTCTATTTCTCCACCCATTTTCACAAAATCATCCCAGAAATGGGGATAAGATTTTCTAACACTTTCAGCCTCTTCCAAAATTATTTCCTTTTCACATCTTGTTGAAGCAATCGCAAGCGACATTGCAATTCTATGATCATTCCATGCATTTACTGTAACTCCACCTTTAAATCCTTCTACACCTTGAATAATCAAGCTATCCCCTTCCTCAGCTACATTCGCTCCAAGTTTATTCAGTTCAGTCTTTATTGAAGTTATTCTATCTGATTCTTTTATTCTCAATCTTTCCCCATTAATAATTCGAGTTTCTCCCTCACTAAGCGCCCCTAACACAGTCAAAATTGGTCCAATATCAGGACATTGCGAAATATCAATTAGTGTTCCTTTAGTTTTAGAAGGTTTCACAAGTACATAATCATCGAAAATCTTAAGATTTGCTCCCATTCTAGTCACAATCTCAATAATTTCCCTGTCACCTTGCAACGAATTTTTATTCACATGTAGACATTTTATTTCGTTATCCTTATTAGCCGAAATTATTCCAGCTACAATCCAAAACGCCACTTGTGAATAATCCCCCTCAACAGTATAATCAAACGGCTTATAAATCTGATTTCCCTTTATATCGAAACTCTTATAGTTATTGTTCACAATCTGAATTCCTGCCAGTTTCAATATTTCCAATGTCAAATCAATATATCCCTTAGACTCCAAATTCTTATTAATAGTCAGCTTTGAATCTCCGTCCAAGAGTGGCAAGGCATACAAAAGTCCAGTAATAAACTGTGAACTTATATTCCCGTCAATTTCATAATTTCCTGCCTTCAATTTTCCATTCACTGTAAGTGGCAATTTCCTATTCTCATTTTTATAAAAAATTCCCTGCTTATCAAAAATCCTATAATACGAGTCAAGCGGTCTATCCACCAGTTTCCCTTTTCCGTCGAAAATCAGTTCATTTTCATCTGTAATCCCAATCGGTATCAAAAACC
Proteins encoded in this window:
- the aroA gene encoding 3-phosphoshikimate 1-carboxyvinyltransferase, translated to MKIKIKPSILNGKIEIPSSKSYSHRAVIAAALAENKDNRKSKIDNLKFSVDITTTTDIMQNWGAKINREESSLEIIGNGGKVVPKDKYVQCNESGSTIRFLIPIGITDENELIFDGKGKLVDRPLDSYYRIFDKQGIFYKNENRKLPLTVNGKLKAGNYEIDGNISSQFITGLLYALPLLDGDSKLTINKNLESKGYIDLTLEILKLAGIQIVNNNYKSFDIKGNQIYKPFDYTVEGDYSQVAFWIVAGIISANKDNEIKCLHVNKNSLQGDREIIEIVTRMGANLKIFDDYVLVKPSKTKGTLIDISQCPDIGPILTVLGALSEGETRIINGERLRIKESDRITSIKTELNKLGANVAEEGDSLIIQGVEGFKGGVTVNAWNDHRIAMSLAIASTRCEKEIILEEAESVRKSYPHFWDDFVKMGGEIEKDC
- a CDS encoding Type 1 glutamine amidotransferase-like domain-containing protein, with amino-acid sequence MSKLFLTSYLAGTKNLVKEFLKDVPEKEITFVPTASNTEDYKGYVDEAKQAFLELGFSINILDISKTEKQKIENILKDTKILYVSGGNTFYLLQELKRKKIIDTIKDKISNGMLYIGESAGAIITSKNIEYNQIMDNKDIAPDLDNYEAMNITDFYILPHNNEFPFVESTKETIKIYENKLNLLPISNNEAVFVNGKDFVVKNDDK